In a genomic window of Phaenicophaeus curvirostris isolate KB17595 unplaced genomic scaffold, BPBGC_Pcur_1.0 scaffold_51, whole genome shotgun sequence:
- the PGLS gene encoding 6-phosphogluconolactonase — translation MAVSVFPSPAELGAALAALVAARGAARAGEGRFSLALSGGSLVELLARHLPPALRRPGGPAGEPWLLALCDERVAPGDNPHSTARAYQERLLPRLPEPAPTLLVPKAELGPEDAARDYGQRLRQAFPGAAVPEFDLLVLGLGPDGHTASLFPGHPLLQETEEIVAALTDSPKPPPERVTLTLPVLNAARTVVFAVTGEEKAPVVKRILEGNEENPLPAARVRPAAGELLWFLDEAAAKELTIPVERHSGL, via the exons ATGGCGGTGTCGGTGTTCCCGTCGCCGGCGGAGCTGGGGGCGGCGCTGGCGGCGCTGGTGGCGGCTCGAGGGGCGGCGAGGGCCGGCGAGGGCCGCTTCTCGCTGGCGCTGTCCGGGGGGAGCCTCGTGGAGCTGCTGGCGAGGCACCTGCCGCCCGCGCTGCGCCGCCCCGGGGGCCCCGCGGGGGAGCCCTGGCTGCTGGCGCTCTGCGACGAGAGGGTGGCGCCCGGGGACAACCCGCACAGCACCGCCAGAGCCTACCAG GAGCGGCTGCTGCCGCGGCTGCCGGAGCCGGCGCCGACGCTGCTGGTGCCGAAGGCCGAGCTGGGCCCCGAGGACGCCGCGCGGGACTACGGGCAGCGGCTGCGGCAG GCCTTCCCGGGCGCGGCCGTTCCGGAATTCGACCTCCTGGTGCTGGGACTCGGCCCGGACGGACACACGGCCTCGCTCTTCCCCGGACACCCCCTGCTGCAG GAAACGGAGGAGATCGTCGCCGCCCTCACCGACTCCCCGAAGCCGCCTCCGGAGCGGGTCACGCTGACGCTGCCGGTGCTGAACGCGGCACGAACCGTGGTTTTCGCCGTCACGGGCGAGGAGAAAGCTCCCGTTGTCAAG CGAATTTTGGAAGGGAACGAGGAGAACCCCCTTCCGGCCGCCCGCGTCCGTCCAGCCGCCGGCGAGCTCCTCTGGTTCCTGGACGAGGCGGCAGCCAAGGAGTTGACCATCCCGGTGGAGAGACATTCCGGTTTGTAG